One window from the genome of Rhodobacteraceae bacterium S2214 encodes:
- a CDS encoding photosynthetic complex assembly protein, producing the protein MTSLDHPNRRPEKEMVPRILVQAMFALMVGSCALVGYAQWADVPDTGVLIEAPVVQERTVTLVGDRTGKYTVRDDTGAVIAASSDDRAGFLGVMGRVIERERALQAVAIDAPIQVVRRTNGHVGIVDPSTGMVIDLIGYGTDNVAAFANLLK; encoded by the coding sequence ATGACCAGTCTAGACCACCCCAACCGGCGTCCCGAAAAGGAAATGGTGCCGCGCATTCTTGTTCAAGCGATGTTTGCTCTGATGGTCGGAAGCTGTGCGCTGGTCGGTTACGCCCAATGGGCTGACGTGCCGGACACGGGCGTGCTGATTGAAGCGCCTGTTGTGCAGGAACGCACTGTCACCTTGGTCGGCGACCGGACTGGAAAATATACGGTGCGCGACGATACCGGAGCAGTGATTGCAGCGTCATCGGATGACAGGGCCGGGTTCTTGGGCGTGATGGGCCGCGTGATTGAACGCGAACGCGCGCTGCAAGCCGTGGCAATAGATGCGCCGATCCAAGTTGTCCGCCGCACTAACGGGCATGTTGGGATCGTCGATCCGTCCACGGGAATGGTCATCGATCTTATCGGTTACGGCACCGACAATGTCGCGGCATTTGCGAATTTACTGAAGTGA
- a CDS encoding PH domain-containing protein, protein MTHDDFQFEPVRGLPEELPEDEHILWQGAPNPRALAREAWGIRWVMGYFVLLAVWRIGVSSTQVSLTQSMAHGIPFVIIGGIACAIIYGIAYMQAKSTVYTLTNKRVGMRIGAALTMTLNLPYTWIGTAKLDTKAAGTGTLAFELIGETRLSYLMTWPHVRPWHINRTQPALRCIPHAAKVAEIFAEAAETRISQPQITRVEPNSGAAVAAE, encoded by the coding sequence ATGACCCATGACGACTTTCAGTTCGAACCCGTAAGGGGTCTGCCCGAAGAATTGCCCGAAGATGAACATATCTTGTGGCAAGGTGCCCCCAATCCGCGTGCATTGGCCCGCGAAGCATGGGGTATCCGATGGGTCATGGGGTATTTCGTTTTGCTGGCTGTGTGGCGTATCGGGGTGTCATCCACCCAAGTTTCACTGACCCAATCGATGGCACACGGCATCCCCTTTGTGATTATCGGCGGGATTGCCTGCGCGATCATCTACGGCATTGCCTATATGCAGGCGAAATCCACCGTATATACACTCACCAACAAGCGGGTTGGCATGCGGATCGGCGCTGCGCTGACCATGACGTTGAACTTGCCCTATACATGGATCGGGACGGCCAAGCTTGACACAAAAGCCGCGGGCACGGGCACGCTTGCCTTTGAGCTGATCGGTGAAACACGGCTGTCGTACCTAATGACCTGGCCGCATGTCCGGCCATGGCACATCAACCGCACGCAACCGGCACTACGCTGTATCCCGCATGCAGCCAAAGTGGCCGAGATATTTGCAGAAGCTGCCGAAACACGGATCAGCCAGCCGCAGATCACGCGTGTCGAACCAAACAGCGGCGCAGCCGTTGCAGCGGAGTAA
- the puhA gene encoding photosynthetic reaction center subunit H has translation MVGTTFLGNFDLASLAIWGFWIFFAGLVYYLQTENMREGYPLIDDDGTPSSGPGIFPTPADKTFALRDGRGELTVPSGQNPERADLPLAQSSVSAGSPMVPTGDPMVDGVGPASWAARSDHPELDAHGHVKIKPMTSLADFKVSAGRDPRCLPVMGGDGEVIGRIVDMWIDVPEQMVRYLTVDLNPEGSGQHRLIPMNMARIKPDHVMVQSLHAHNWAGIPQAKSAEQITLLEEEKVMAWFGGGAMYANPKQ, from the coding sequence ATGGTTGGTACGACATTCCTTGGTAATTTTGATCTGGCGAGCCTTGCAATTTGGGGTTTCTGGATCTTCTTCGCGGGCCTCGTTTATTATCTGCAAACCGAGAATATGCGCGAAGGGTATCCGTTGATTGATGATGACGGAACGCCGTCGTCCGGCCCGGGAATTTTTCCAACACCTGCCGATAAGACGTTTGCATTGCGTGATGGTCGCGGTGAATTGACGGTGCCGTCTGGGCAAAACCCAGAGCGTGCTGATTTGCCATTGGCCCAGTCGTCGGTGTCTGCGGGTTCCCCAATGGTCCCAACAGGTGATCCGATGGTTGACGGTGTTGGTCCAGCAAGCTGGGCTGCCCGCAGTGATCACCCAGAACTGGACGCCCACGGTCACGTCAAGATCAAGCCGATGACGTCATTGGCAGATTTCAAGGTGTCCGCTGGTCGCGATCCGCGGTGTTTGCCTGTGATGGGTGGTGATGGCGAAGTGATTGGCCGCATCGTGGATATGTGGATCGATGTGCCTGAACAGATGGTGCGTTACCTGACTGTTGACTTGAACCCGGAAGGGTCCGGTCAGCACAGGTTGATCCCGATGAACATGGCGCGGATCAAGCCGGATCACGTGATGGTCCAATCACTGCATGCCCACAATTGGGCCGGAATTCCGCAAGCGAAATCCGCTGAGCAGATCACATTGCTTGAAGAAGAAAAGGTGATGGCTTGGTTCGGTGGTGGCGCGATGTACGCCAACCCAAAACAATAA
- a CDS encoding PucC family protein, whose protein sequence is MIFKAKSLQSLSTRLLPFGDAVSEDLPLGQLLRLSLFQVSVGMAAVMLLGTLNRVMIVELGIGAMLVAAMIAIPVLVAPFRALVGFKSDNYRSAIGWKRIPYLWFGTMWQFGGLAIMPMALLVLSGDRAIDISWAGYVGAALAFLLTGIGMHMTQTAGLALAADRATEDTRPKVVALLYVMHLIGMAFAAIIIGALLRDYSALRLVQVVQGTAVVTLLLNLIALWKQENVAPMTKAERAAEGPTFKAAWSDFASGGDAGRLLAVVFIGTMAFNMQDVLLEPYGGEILGLSVSATTLLTATWAGGALLGFGTAAKWLARAMDPYRICGRGILVGIAAFAAVIFAAPLGSSVLFYVGSALIGFGSGLFGVATLTAAMTMKTTGTAGRGLALGAWGAAQATGAGLSIFIGGTLRDLVNHAAGTGMLSEALATPATGYSVVYHTEIGLLFITLIVLGPLVRVKAITHGAQTRSGLAEFPT, encoded by the coding sequence GTGATCTTTAAGGCCAAATCCCTGCAATCCTTGTCGACCCGCCTTTTGCCGTTTGGCGACGCGGTGTCTGAAGATTTGCCGCTTGGCCAGTTGCTACGTCTGTCATTGTTTCAGGTGTCCGTGGGGATGGCCGCTGTGATGCTTTTAGGCACGTTGAATCGTGTCATGATTGTTGAGCTCGGCATCGGCGCGATGCTGGTTGCCGCGATGATTGCTATTCCGGTTTTGGTGGCCCCGTTCCGTGCCTTGGTTGGGTTTAAATCCGACAATTATCGGTCTGCGATTGGTTGGAAACGCATTCCATACCTGTGGTTTGGGACGATGTGGCAGTTCGGTGGTTTGGCGATTATGCCGATGGCTTTGCTGGTTTTGTCAGGTGACCGGGCGATTGATATTTCGTGGGCGGGCTATGTTGGTGCCGCACTTGCATTCCTGCTGACGGGCATCGGGATGCACATGACGCAAACTGCGGGGCTCGCACTTGCCGCGGATCGCGCCACCGAGGACACCCGTCCAAAGGTCGTGGCCCTGTTATACGTGATGCATCTGATCGGGATGGCCTTCGCGGCGATTATTATTGGGGCATTGTTACGTGATTATAGTGCTTTACGCCTTGTGCAAGTGGTGCAGGGGACCGCTGTTGTGACTTTGCTGCTGAACCTCATTGCGTTGTGGAAACAGGAAAACGTAGCCCCGATGACGAAGGCTGAACGCGCCGCCGAAGGGCCAACGTTCAAAGCGGCTTGGTCCGACTTCGCAAGCGGTGGTGACGCGGGCCGTCTGTTGGCGGTCGTGTTTATCGGGACAATGGCCTTCAACATGCAGGACGTGCTGCTTGAACCTTATGGCGGCGAAATTCTTGGCCTTTCTGTATCGGCCACGACATTGCTAACGGCCACTTGGGCAGGTGGCGCTTTGTTAGGGTTCGGGACGGCCGCAAAGTGGTTGGCCCGTGCAATGGACCCCTACCGGATATGTGGGCGCGGCATATTGGTTGGCATTGCCGCCTTTGCTGCCGTGATCTTTGCGGCACCGCTTGGGTCGTCAGTATTGTTCTACGTTGGATCCGCATTGATCGGATTTGGAAGCGGGTTGTTTGGCGTCGCCACGCTGACGGCCGCGATGACTATGAAAACCACTGGAACAGCCGGACGAGGTCTTGCGCTGGGTGCTTGGGGGGCCGCGCAGGCCACGGGCGCCGGGTTGTCGATATTTATCGGGGGCACATTGCGTGACCTCGTGAACCATGCCGCTGGAACCGGCATGTTGTCAGAGGCGCTCGCCACGCCAGCCACCGGCTATTCGGTCGTCTATCACACCGAAATTGGCCTTCTTTTCATCACGTTGATTGTTCTGGGACCGCTTGTGCGGGTCAAGGCGATTACACATGGGGCTCAGACTAGATCCGGTCTTGCTGAGTTCCCGACCTGA
- the bchM gene encoding magnesium protoporphyrin IX methyltransferase — MDYTATRDRVEDYFDRSATKVWERLTSDAPVSGIRATVRAGRDRMRRLMLDQLPQDLSGCRVLDAGCGTGAAAVELANRGADVVAIDISPALVKIGQDRASRTLKGTIDWRSGDMFDAGLGHFDHGIAMDSMIYYTSPDVARQLAAIGPRVSGKFVFTLPPRTPLLMAMFGAGKLFPRADRSPQMVPQNGRAVEKALRQQNTQGRVTEIERIKSSFYISTALVFEGGAA, encoded by the coding sequence ATGGATTACACCGCCACACGTGACCGCGTTGAAGATTACTTCGACCGCTCTGCGACCAAGGTTTGGGAACGGTTGACGTCGGATGCACCGGTGTCTGGCATTCGTGCGACGGTGCGTGCGGGCCGTGATCGTATGCGTCGATTGATGTTGGATCAGTTGCCGCAGGACCTGTCGGGGTGCCGTGTGTTGGACGCCGGATGCGGGACGGGCGCAGCAGCCGTCGAATTGGCGAACCGTGGTGCCGATGTTGTTGCGATTGATATTTCACCCGCGCTTGTGAAAATCGGCCAAGATCGTGCCTCACGCACGTTAAAGGGTACGATTGATTGGCGGTCCGGCGATATGTTTGATGCCGGGTTGGGTCATTTCGATCATGGGATCGCGATGGATTCGATGATCTACTACACCAGCCCAGATGTCGCCCGCCAGCTGGCCGCAATTGGCCCCCGTGTATCGGGTAAATTCGTCTTCACGTTGCCGCCGCGCACCCCGTTGTTGATGGCGATGTTCGGGGCTGGAAAGTTGTTTCCGCGTGCTGATCGGTCCCCACAAATGGTGCCGCAAAATGGTCGTGCTGTTGAAAAGGCGCTACGCCAGCAGAACACGCAAGGCCGTGTCACTGAAATCGAACGTATCAAATCAAGCTTCTACATCTCGACCGCATTGGTTTTCGAGGGAGGTGCTGCGTGA
- the bchL gene encoding ferredoxin:protochlorophyllide reductase (ATP-dependent) iron-sulfur ATP-binding protein: protein MSPRDEVPNIRGLDGEGSVQVHQDENAKIEGAKVFSVYGKGGIGKSTTSSNLSAAFSMLGKRVLQIGCDPKHDSTFTLTGTLVPTVIDILKDVDFHSEELRPEDFVFDGFNGVKCVEAGGPPAGTGCGGYVVGQTVKLLKQHHMLEETDVVIFDVLGDVVCGGFAAPLQHADRALIVTANDFDSIYAMNRIIAAVQAKSANYKVRLAGCVANRSRETDEVDRYCKTVGFNRIAHMPDLDAIRRSRLKKKTLFEMPDDEEIVLVRKEYIRLAETLWNGTEPLAPAPLPDREIFELLGFD, encoded by the coding sequence ATGAGCCCACGTGACGAAGTACCCAACATACGCGGATTGGATGGCGAAGGGTCTGTTCAGGTCCATCAAGATGAAAATGCGAAGATCGAGGGCGCGAAGGTGTTTTCGGTTTATGGGAAAGGCGGGATCGGGAAATCGACCACGTCGTCGAACCTGTCAGCGGCCTTTTCAATGCTAGGCAAGCGAGTATTGCAGATTGGGTGTGATCCCAAGCATGACAGTACGTTCACCCTGACCGGCACGCTGGTGCCGACGGTCATTGATATCCTGAAGGACGTTGATTTCCATTCAGAAGAATTGCGCCCCGAGGATTTCGTCTTTGACGGGTTTAATGGTGTGAAATGCGTTGAAGCAGGTGGCCCGCCTGCGGGCACTGGCTGTGGTGGCTATGTCGTTGGCCAGACGGTCAAATTGCTGAAACAGCATCACATGCTCGAAGAGACGGATGTCGTGATTTTCGACGTTTTGGGTGACGTTGTTTGTGGTGGCTTTGCCGCCCCTTTGCAGCATGCCGATCGCGCGCTGATCGTTACAGCCAACGACTTTGACAGCATCTACGCCATGAACCGGATTATTGCTGCGGTGCAGGCGAAATCGGCAAATTACAAAGTCCGGTTGGCGGGCTGTGTTGCGAACCGTAGCCGCGAAACGGACGAGGTCGACCGCTACTGCAAAACCGTCGGGTTTAACCGCATTGCCCATATGCCGGACCTTGATGCGATCCGGCGCAGCCGCCTGAAAAAGAAAACGTTGTTCGAGATGCCGGACGACGAGGAAATTGTGCTGGTCCGCAAGGAATACATCCGGCTGGCAGAGACGCTTTGGAATGGCACGGAACCTTTGGCACCGGCTCCATTGCCGGATCGCGAGATTTTTGAACTGTTGGGTTTTGATTGA
- a CDS encoding magnesium chelatase subunit H: MRDSGPPDPYRFVIVTLDSHTAGPATRVRDRLVADFPGLEIAVHAAAEWGENPAALADAKQSIAQANIIVANLLFLEDHTTAILPDLLARRDACDAMINVIADSDIVKLTKMGDLDMSKPASGAMALLKKLRPSQSKEAKSGKSQMKTLRRLPKILRLIPGKSQDLRNWFLSMQYWLGGSDANIEQMIRMLVSRYAVGQSWAPVKANPPIEYPEVGLYHPDLAEPHIVTDFDELPQINDPIATVGLLMLRSYILSSDKAHYDAVIRGFATQNIQVIPAFAGGLDGTPAIETYFQGRVDAMVSLTGFSLVGGPAYNDSDAAVALLKSLDVPYVAAQPLEFQTLGQWADSPQGLGPIETTMLVALPEIDGATNPTVFAGRHESGGCQGCAQMCQATSTHKAMAPCFERITTLVEKTKRLALLRRKANADKKVGVVLFGFPPNAGAVGTAAYLSVFESLFNTLTRMKREGYTLDVPRDVDALRALILQGNAAQYGQDANVGAYVDADTMVANTTHLSEVEAAWGPVPGKHQSDGRGVFILGAQLGNVFIGVQPAFGYEGDPMRLLFERGFAPTHAFVQFYQWLRDTFAADALLHFGMHGALEFMPGKQAGLGAQDWPDRLIGEMPNIYLYAANNPSEASLAKRRANAITVSHLTPPLAQAGLYKGFVDLKDSLTRWRGMSPNDAAKNELEKLIRDQANAVDLNARDLDGLWLKVLETEGSLIPDGLHVVGQPMSAAALHDMATLMGPDAPVDLLREDHELPALMRALSAHFIPPVAGGDLIRSPEIVPTGRNIHAFDPFRMPTTFAMTDGHKQADLLLATPDCMPRTVAMVLWGSDNIKSDGVPIAQALALMGAIPRFDNFGRLSGADLIPLAKLGRPRIDVVMTLSGIFRDLLPLQTRMLAEAALKAAQADEPVEMNFIRAHALAYAEEMGCTLEDAALRVFSNAEGAYGSNVNQLIDSSAFGDEDELADAYEARKSFAYGVDGKASQNPALLQKALKDVDLAYQNLESVELGVTSVDHYFDTLGGIARAVKRAKGGDAPAVYIGDQTRGAAKVRTLQDQVSLETRARSLNPKFYEGLLKHGHEGVRQIEAHITNTVGWSATTGEVEPWVYQRLSETFVLDEGMRARLAEMNPQASMRMANRLLEASDRAYWAPDDATLAALQNAADEIEDHIEGVAAE; encoded by the coding sequence ATGCGCGATAGTGGTCCCCCTGATCCGTACCGCTTTGTGATTGTCACGCTGGATAGTCACACAGCAGGTCCTGCAACGCGGGTTCGCGACCGGCTGGTTGCCGATTTTCCGGGGCTAGAGATTGCAGTGCATGCGGCTGCCGAATGGGGTGAAAACCCCGCCGCTTTGGCTGATGCGAAACAGTCGATTGCACAGGCTAACATTATCGTCGCGAACCTGTTGTTTCTTGAGGATCATACGACGGCCATTTTGCCCGACCTTTTGGCGCGGCGCGATGCGTGTGATGCGATGATCAATGTGATTGCCGACAGTGACATCGTGAAACTGACGAAGATGGGCGATCTGGACATGTCCAAGCCCGCCAGCGGCGCGATGGCATTGCTGAAAAAGCTCCGGCCGTCCCAATCGAAAGAGGCAAAATCTGGCAAGTCGCAGATGAAAACGCTGCGCCGCCTGCCCAAAATTTTGCGGCTGATCCCGGGCAAGAGCCAAGATCTGCGGAACTGGTTCTTGTCGATGCAATATTGGTTGGGCGGATCTGACGCGAATATCGAACAGATGATCCGGATGTTGGTATCGCGCTACGCAGTTGGGCAATCTTGGGCACCAGTGAAGGCAAACCCGCCAATCGAATATCCCGAGGTCGGTCTTTATCACCCTGATCTGGCCGAACCGCATATCGTCACTGATTTTGACGAACTTCCACAGATCAACGATCCAATTGCGACCGTCGGGTTGTTGATGCTGCGGTCCTATATTCTGTCGTCGGACAAGGCGCACTATGACGCTGTTATCCGCGGTTTTGCGACCCAAAATATCCAAGTGATCCCCGCTTTTGCTGGCGGCCTGGACGGGACGCCCGCGATTGAAACTTACTTCCAAGGTCGTGTCGATGCGATGGTGTCGCTGACTGGATTTTCGCTGGTCGGTGGGCCTGCATATAACGACAGTGATGCAGCTGTTGCCCTGCTAAAATCGCTGGACGTGCCCTATGTCGCGGCGCAACCACTCGAATTTCAGACACTGGGTCAATGGGCTGATAGTCCGCAGGGGCTTGGTCCGATTGAAACGACCATGTTAGTTGCTTTGCCTGAAATCGATGGTGCGACGAACCCGACCGTTTTTGCAGGGCGGCATGAAAGCGGTGGCTGTCAGGGCTGTGCGCAAATGTGTCAGGCGACTTCTACCCACAAGGCGATGGCGCCGTGTTTTGAACGGATCACAACGCTTGTCGAAAAGACAAAACGGCTGGCATTGTTGCGGCGTAAGGCGAACGCGGACAAGAAAGTTGGTGTTGTTCTGTTCGGCTTCCCGCCAAATGCTGGTGCTGTTGGCACGGCTGCCTACCTCAGTGTTTTCGAGAGCCTCTTCAATACACTGACGCGGATGAAGCGGGAGGGTTATACGCTTGATGTGCCACGTGATGTGGACGCATTACGGGCGCTTATCTTGCAGGGTAATGCCGCACAATACGGGCAGGACGCTAATGTCGGGGCCTATGTTGATGCCGATACGATGGTCGCGAACACGACGCATTTGAGCGAAGTCGAAGCGGCTTGGGGTCCTGTCCCCGGAAAACATCAATCCGACGGGCGTGGCGTATTCATACTAGGGGCGCAGCTTGGCAACGTCTTTATCGGCGTGCAGCCCGCATTTGGATACGAAGGCGATCCGATGCGTCTGTTGTTTGAACGCGGATTTGCGCCAACACATGCGTTTGTACAATTCTATCAGTGGCTGCGCGATACGTTCGCAGCGGATGCCTTGCTGCATTTCGGTATGCACGGCGCGCTTGAATTTATGCCGGGCAAACAGGCGGGCCTTGGGGCACAGGATTGGCCGGATCGGTTGATTGGTGAGATGCCCAACATCTACCTTTACGCGGCCAACAATCCGTCCGAAGCATCACTGGCAAAACGGCGTGCGAACGCGATTACGGTCAGCCATTTGACGCCGCCTTTGGCGCAGGCGGGTCTGTATAAGGGGTTCGTAGATCTGAAAGACAGCCTGACGCGCTGGCGCGGGATGTCGCCGAACGATGCGGCGAAGAATGAATTGGAAAAGCTTATTCGGGATCAAGCCAACGCGGTGGACCTGAATGCGCGTGATCTGGATGGGCTTTGGCTGAAAGTTCTGGAAACAGAAGGGTCGCTGATCCCTGACGGGTTACATGTTGTTGGTCAGCCGATGTCGGCGGCAGCATTGCACGATATGGCAACGTTAATGGGGCCGGACGCGCCAGTTGATCTATTGCGCGAGGATCATGAACTGCCAGCGTTGATGCGGGCCTTGTCCGCACACTTCATTCCGCCAGTTGCGGGTGGTGATCTGATCCGGTCGCCCGAGATTGTCCCGACGGGCCGCAACATTCACGCGTTTGATCCGTTCCGCATGCCAACCACCTTTGCGATGACTGACGGCCATAAACAGGCGGACTTGTTGCTCGCCACCCCTGACTGCATGCCGCGCACTGTCGCGATGGTGTTGTGGGGATCGGACAACATCAAATCTGACGGGGTCCCAATCGCGCAAGCCTTGGCGTTGATGGGAGCGATTCCCCGGTTCGACAATTTTGGGCGATTGTCCGGCGCTGATTTGATTCCATTGGCCAAGCTTGGGCGGCCACGCATCGACGTTGTGATGACGTTGTCTGGGATTTTCCGTGATCTCCTGCCGCTGCAAACACGGATGCTGGCCGAAGCTGCGTTGAAAGCAGCGCAGGCAGATGAACCGGTTGAGATGAACTTCATCCGCGCCCATGCGCTTGCCTATGCCGAAGAGATGGGTTGCACGTTAGAGGACGCAGCGCTGCGGGTCTTTTCCAACGCGGAAGGTGCTTATGGGTCCAATGTGAATCAGTTGATCGATAGTTCTGCCTTTGGTGATGAGGATGAACTGGCAGATGCCTATGAGGCGCGGAAATCATTTGCATACGGTGTTGATGGCAAGGCGTCACAGAACCCAGCATTGTTGCAGAAAGCCCTGAAAGACGTCGATCTCGCTTATCAGAATTTGGAAAGTGTCGAGTTGGGCGTGACGTCGGTCGATCATTATTTCGACACGCTGGGTGGCATTGCCCGCGCTGTGAAGCGCGCCAAGGGTGGCGATGCGCCAGCGGTCTATATCGGGGATCAAACGCGTGGGGCCGCAAAGGTGCGCACCTTGCAAGATCAGGTGTCGCTTGAAACGCGTGCACGTTCGTTGAATCCGAAATTCTACGAAGGTTTGTTGAAGCACGGCCATGAGGGCGTGCGCCAGATCGAGGCGCATATCACGAACACCGTTGGCTGGTCGGCCACAACCGGCGAGGTCGAGCCATGGGTGTATCAACGGTTGTCCGAGACATTTGTGTTGGACGAAGGCATGCGCGCGCGCTTGGCAGAGATGAACCCGCAGGCGTCAATGCGCATGGCGAACAGATTGCTGGAAGCATCGGACCGCGCCTATTGGGCCCCTGACGACGCGACTTTGGCCGCCCTGCAGAATGCGGCGGACGAGATTGAAGATCACATCGAAGGAGTTGCAGCAGAATGA
- a CDS encoding ferredoxin:protochlorophyllide reductase (ATP-dependent) subunit B, with amino-acid sequence MKLTVWTYEGPTHVGAMRVATCMKGLHYVLHAPQGDTYADLLFTMIERRNHRPPVTYTTFQARDLGSDTASLFKAAAQDAVDRFKPEAIIVGASCTAELIQDDPAGLAETMGLTIPVIPLELPSYSRKENFGADETFYQIVKNLTRPAERTKHVTCNILGPTALGFRARDDIEEITGLLEDIGVSVNVVAPYGATPTDIAALPAAHFNVLLTPETGESACRWLEKNHDQPYTKTVPIGVGATRDFIAEVAAITGLPCRADESRLRMPWWSKSVDSTYLTGKRVFIFGDGTHVAAHARIARDEMGFEVVGIGCYNREMARPIKALAKEYGLTALITDDYLAVEDAIQDAAPEMILGTQMERHIGKRLGIPCAVISAPVHVQDFPARYSPQVGFEGANVIFDTLIHPLVMGLEEHLLTMFRDDFEFHDAAGPSHHGGHSPLPAQEATVEIPPRDVQAPAADNVVWLSDAERELKKIPFFVRGKARRNTEAFAAQRGLAEISLDTLYEAKAHYAR; translated from the coding sequence ATGAAGTTGACGGTTTGGACATATGAGGGCCCCACGCATGTCGGCGCGATGCGCGTTGCGACCTGTATGAAGGGGCTGCACTACGTTCTGCATGCACCGCAGGGCGATACCTACGCCGACTTGTTGTTCACCATGATCGAGCGGCGCAATCATCGCCCGCCCGTGACCTATACGACCTTCCAAGCGCGTGATTTGGGGTCTGACACAGCGTCGCTTTTCAAAGCGGCGGCCCAAGATGCGGTCGATCGGTTCAAGCCCGAAGCGATCATCGTGGGGGCGTCTTGTACAGCAGAATTGATTCAAGACGATCCTGCGGGATTGGCTGAAACTATGGGTCTTACGATCCCTGTCATCCCTTTGGAATTGCCCAGCTATTCCCGCAAAGAAAACTTCGGTGCGGATGAAACATTCTACCAGATCGTCAAAAACTTGACGCGTCCGGCTGAACGAACAAAGCACGTGACCTGCAATATTCTAGGGCCAACCGCGCTTGGGTTTCGGGCTCGCGATGACATTGAAGAAATCACCGGCCTTTTGGAAGACATCGGCGTTTCCGTGAATGTCGTGGCCCCATACGGCGCAACGCCCACAGATATAGCTGCTTTGCCTGCCGCCCATTTCAACGTCCTTCTGACACCAGAGACGGGCGAGTCTGCCTGCCGCTGGCTCGAGAAAAATCACGATCAGCCCTACACCAAAACTGTCCCGATTGGCGTCGGAGCCACGCGCGATTTCATCGCAGAGGTCGCCGCAATCACGGGACTGCCGTGCCGCGCCGATGAAAGCCGGTTGCGCATGCCATGGTGGTCTAAATCAGTCGATTCGACATACCTAACCGGCAAACGCGTGTTCATTTTTGGTGATGGCACGCATGTTGCGGCGCATGCACGCATCGCGCGGGATGAAATGGGTTTCGAGGTCGTGGGCATTGGTTGCTACAACCGCGAAATGGCGCGGCCGATAAAAGCATTAGCCAAAGAATATGGTCTGACCGCGTTGATCACGGACGACTATCTCGCGGTTGAGGATGCGATCCAAGATGCGGCCCCCGAAATGATCCTTGGCACGCAAATGGAACGGCATATCGGCAAACGGCTTGGTATTCCTTGCGCCGTTATTTCCGCCCCCGTCCATGTTCAGGATTTCCCTGCGCGATATTCGCCGCAGGTCGGATTTGAGGGTGCGAATGTTATCTTCGACACGCTCATCCACCCGCTTGTGATGGGGCTGGAAGAACATCTGCTGACAATGTTCCGCGATGATTTTGAATTCCACGACGCAGCCGGTCCATCCCACCACGGCGGACATAGCCCGTTGCCCGCGCAAGAAGCCACTGTAGAGATCCCACCCCGAGACGTGCAAGCGCCCGCAGCTGATAACGTGGTTTGGCTGTCCGACGCTGAACGCGAATTGAAAAAGATTCCGTTTTTTGTGCGCGGTAAAGCGCGGCGCAATACCGAAGCGTTCGCGGCGCAACGGGGGTTGGCTGAAATTTCATTGGATACGCTGTACGAAGCGAAGGCTCATTATGCGCGATAG